The Flavobacterium commune genome contains a region encoding:
- a CDS encoding glycosyltransferase family 9 protein: MRLSAMGDVAMTVPVLRAFVKQHPTVQITVVSRPFFKPFFDRIPNLSFLAFDEKERHKGFLGLLRLFTDLKQLKIDAFADLHNVLRSKVVRTLFALSGKKVAAVDKGREAKKALTALENKVFKRLPTMFENHTQVFEKLGFAIDLLNPEFPKKAVLSAEIISIIGENNQKLIGIAPFAQYDSKVYPLDLMQEVISRLAENKNHTILLFGGGKKEIEILDSISSSYENVINMAGKIKFQQELELISNLDVMLSMDSGNAHIAAMLGVKVVTLWGATHPFAGFSPFNQPLENALVSDRNLFPKLPTSVYGNKKVEGYEDAMRTITVDSIVKVLN, encoded by the coding sequence CAATGGGAGATGTCGCCATGACGGTTCCTGTTTTACGAGCCTTTGTAAAACAGCATCCTACCGTTCAAATTACGGTGGTTTCCCGTCCTTTTTTCAAGCCTTTTTTTGACAGAATTCCGAATCTCTCTTTTTTGGCTTTTGATGAAAAAGAACGTCATAAAGGTTTTTTAGGTTTACTGCGTTTGTTTACTGATTTGAAACAATTAAAAATCGACGCTTTTGCCGATTTGCATAATGTACTTCGCTCTAAAGTGGTACGAACACTTTTTGCTTTAAGCGGAAAAAAAGTAGCCGCCGTTGACAAAGGGCGTGAAGCTAAAAAAGCATTAACCGCTCTTGAAAACAAGGTTTTTAAACGACTCCCAACAATGTTTGAGAACCATACTCAGGTATTTGAAAAATTAGGTTTTGCCATTGATTTATTGAATCCTGAATTTCCTAAAAAAGCGGTTTTAAGTGCTGAAATTATTTCGATAATAGGTGAAAACAATCAGAAATTAATCGGAATTGCTCCTTTTGCACAATATGATTCTAAAGTATATCCTTTGGATTTAATGCAGGAAGTGATTTCGAGATTAGCAGAAAATAAAAATCATACTATTTTGCTTTTTGGCGGAGGAAAAAAAGAAATTGAAATCTTAGATTCTATTTCGTCTTCATACGAAAACGTCATCAATATGGCGGGAAAAATCAAATTTCAGCAGGAATTAGAACTCATCAGCAACCTCGATGTAATGCTTTCTATGGATTCTGGAAATGCACATATTGCGGCCATGTTAGGGGTAAAAGTAGTCACACTTTGGGGTGCTACACATCCTTTTGCTGGATTTTCACCTTTTAATCAACCACTGGAAAACGCCTTGGTTTCCGATAGAAATTTGTTTCCTAAATTACCCACTTCTGTTTACGGGAACAAAAAAGTTGAAGGTTATGAAGATGCTATGCGAACAATTACAGTTGATTCAATT